One Oncorhynchus keta strain PuntledgeMale-10-30-2019 chromosome 23, Oket_V2, whole genome shotgun sequence DNA segment encodes these proteins:
- the LOC118402516 gene encoding uncharacterized protein LOC118402516 isoform X4 produces the protein MRRLRRKGGNNEKVFGCDLLDHLSTTCQEIPQVLRSCSEFIEEHGVVDGIYRLSGVSSNTQKLRGEFDSEGTPDLNKDVYLQDIHCVSSVCKAYFRELPNPLLTYQLYDKYAEAVAIQLEEERLVKIKDVLKELPAPHYKTLEFLMRHLVKMASHSSHTNMHSRNLAIVWAPNLLRSKDIEASGFNGTAAFMEVRVQSIVVEFILTHVPQLFPDSGITERRKSLPSPSIHNPEEPFFRAIPFQLGNISPGDGPPAMRSYHAIIDGTDKRKGSLKGRKWKSIFNLGGRLHDPRRRNKNSAKEKERTVLRPAKSMDSLSSVPYPQEGSRQRPPSTVMSPLAQPSPCTQGVAEGGASSSGGDMGSGYAVTYRRGQGASVSVVSGGGGTQGIYSRLDSHCGGGNSTEALQPPSRSPGLSSKADRRAGIHISGPFSVTVPLHITSGLAFGVLQGGGADRGNHRGGQESGDKGEGGEGDRRKGREGERQKAREGHRQEAREGDRQEAREGDRQEAREGDRQEAREGHRQEAREGDRQEAREGDRQEAREGDRQEAREGDRQEGREGHRQEAREGHRQEAREGHRQEEGEGERHIRVEVKREDKTDLGKRRDEEVTGERRGEAEEDKVEEKWGRGEEEREEEVNGDCVSKPSEESIEEIQVQGEGGEGDAENHDNNEDEEGEYMDMKGSVQTALDAPDMSGVRNEVVAIDLPFPLMEEDDEQDQDCPLDFQDTFGFLDLMDSSVSSQMFQEFSVEPHHGDDEYEDEVEHRSPGLSHDRPDPVTQLPVDTQTQIQTQTPIHRPLSIDQYGRANKSMSLPYMSRPFLPALSSSSSEEEEEDEEGDDYDKEDEEDDDDMFCKSLPSSLVFNRLTWSGPQTDLENSLSPAPVPSQPLDGASDDGPIPSSEARIPPEHLDIDSPDCCHHSVVVLRYSKAEEKNSLEAMKLVEEEDAEQDRGSQEKNQADTLTNTCTERSPSLCSTDIEESCHLVETSIMEEEETPDDIEKSHASASASTDCEEASLQTTGVHLKLKDEEEVLKSQCPEEGVISEGYNGDTVSEADAENPQEHLLTACLTVSCAEEPENIVNERSEEVSRDSAEDVKEHPEKSAKRERAGEEKKVEEVMEERDDRNGGGWDKQEGEETACESEGDMGKREREVLKELEKTEENYVGVRVGVEEKEQGGMIEEEDDRIAGDEREVGEEDTKQEEVIYEEMMSIVVRDDMMESGEKKDREGETGGSTFIEEVIETKEDGEMIGVQQKEIMKEIDESKASEEMSAKEEAKKAVDGVDPMGETEEEAAEGVDTMGETEEDTAEERVEGVDTMGETEEEAAEGVDTMGETEEDTAEERVEGVDTMGETEEEAAEERVEKMLIDNEKQDLEAQHVLERRQRDIDLIKDVVGEGYEEGEKEMEVGDVIWEEEGDSIHVVQRETDEKKGETKDQLKTPTIEEREEELKEIQINNNKKYEGENEVMDSKVGSEKGVGRVLVVSKQQTPPKVYQARSVPVVPPKPHHCRITALNLRQQQHQRERRETDRDSGKGKVHRTLGQQDKERKMEGKPEHDKVSKTERGWNEDGEDEGTGKKEAQSGGVRERRRDVDEGGVKDMMKNSPVSMCFDEAVAMGIKRGREKEGSEREKKKERGYEVQ, from the exons ATGCGGAGACTCCGGAGAAAAGGAGGGAACAATGAGAAGGTGTTTGGCTGTGACCTGTTGGACCACTTGTCCACTACCTGTCAGGAGA TTCCCCAGGTGCTGCGAAGCTGCAGTGAATTCATTGAGGAGCATGGGGTGGTAGATGGGATCTACAGGTTATCTGGGGTGTCATCCAACACACAGAAACTAAG GGGTGAGTTTGACAGTGAGGGGACCCCGGATCTCAATAAGGATGTGTACCTGCAGGACATTCACTGTGTCAGCTCTGTCTGCAAGGCCTACTTCAGAGAGTTACCCAATCCCCTCCTCACATACCAGCTCTATGACAAATATGCT GAAGCTGTGGCGATTCAgttggaggaggagaggctggTTAAGATTAAGGATGTGCTGAAAGAGTTACCTGCTCCCCATTACAA AACTCTGGAGTTCCTGATGCGCCACCTTGTCAAGATGGCTTCTCACTCCTCACACACCAATATGCATTCCCGGAACCTCGCCATTGTTTGGGCTCCGAACCTTCTCag GTCAAAGGACATTGAGGCGTCAGGGTTTAACGGTACAGCAGCCTTTATGGAGGTGAGGGTCCAGTCTATCGTGGTGGAATTCATCCTCACCCACGTGCCCCAGCTGTTTCCTGATTCAG GTATTACGGAGCGCCGGAAGTCACTCCCATCTCCCTCTATACACAATCCAGAGGAACCTTTCTTCCGGGCCATTCCATTCCAGTTAGGCAACATCAGCCCAGGGGACGGTCCCCCTGCCATGCGTTCCTACCACGCCATCATAGACGGGACAGACAA GAGGAAGGGATCTCTTAAGGGCAGGAAGTGGAAGTCCATCTTCAATTTAGGAGGCAGACTCCATGACCCGAGACGGAGGAACAAGAACTCGGCCAAAG AAAAAGAGAGAACTGTCTTGAGGCCAGCGAAGAGCATGGATTCCCTGAGCTCTGTGCCCTATCCGCAAGAAG GTTCCAGACAACGACCCCCTTCCACTGTGATGTCCCCCTTGGCTCAGCCCTCTCCCTGTACCCAGGGGGTTGCGGAGGGAGGGGCATCCAGTAGTGGTGGTGATATGGGCAGCGGGTATGCTGTGACCTACCGGAGGGGTCAGGGGGCTAGTGTGAGTGTAGTGAGCGGGGGCGGCGGAACACAGGGCATATACAGTCGACTGGACAGTCACTGTGGTGGGGGCAACAGCACTGAGGCTCTGCAACCCCCATCCAGATCCCCAGGACTCTCCAGCAAAGCCGACCGGCGGGCAGGGATCCACATCTCCGGACCTTTCTCGGTCACAGTACCCCTTCACATCACATCAGGCCTGGCCTTTGGGGTGCTGCAGGGGGGTGGAGCGGACAGGGGCAACcatagaggaggacaggagagtggaGATAAAGGAGAGGGCGGGGAGGGTGACAGacggaagggaagggagggggagagacagaaggcaAGGGAGGGTCACAGACAGGAGGCAAGGGAGGGTGACAGACAGGAGGCAAGGGAGGGTGACAGACAGGAGGCAAGGGAGGGTGACAGACAGGAGGCAAGGGAGGGTCACAGACAGGAGGCAAGGGAGGGTGACAGACAGGAGGCAAGGGAGGGTGACAGACAGGAGGCAAGGGAGGGTGACAGACAGGAGGCAAGGGAGGGTGACAgacaggagggaagggagggtcACAGACAGGAGGCAAGGGAGGGTCACAGACAGGAGGCAAGGGAGGGTCACAGacaggaggaaggggaaggggaaaggCACATCCGAGTAGAAGTTAAGAGGGAGGACAAGACTGACCTAGGCAAGAGAAGAGATGAAGAGgtaacaggggagaggagaggtgaggcagAGGAAGATAAAGTTGAAGAAAaatggggaagaggagaagaggagagagaagaggaagtgaATGGGGACTGTGTATCTAAGCCATCAGAAGAAAGCATTGAAGAGATTCAGGTTCAGGGTGAGGGTGGAGAAGGGGATGCAGAAAACCATGACAACaatgaggatgaagagggagaataCATGG ATATGAAAGGCTCTGTGCAGACTGCCCTGGATGCCCCAGATATGTCAGGTGTCAGAAATGAAGTAGTTGCCATAGATTTGCCATTTCCTCTGATGGAGGAGGACGATGAACAAGACCAGGACTGTCCACTGGACTTTCAGGATACTTTTGGATTCCTTGACCTTATGGACAGCAGTGTCTCCAGCcag atgTTCCAAGAGTTCTCAGTGGAGCCTCATCATGGGGATGATGAGTATGAAGACGAGGTGGAGCATAGATCCCCAGGACTCTCACATGACAGACCAGACCCTGTCACACAGCTACctgtagacacacagacacaaatacaGACACAAACGCCCATACACAGGCCTCTAAGCATAGATCAGTATGGGCGAGCCAACAAGTCAATGAGTCTGCCTTACATGTCCCGGCCCTTCCTGCCtgctctgtcttcctcctcctctgaagaagaagaggaggatgaagaaggtGATGATTATGACAAAGaagatgaggaggatgatgatgacatGTTCTGTAAAAGTCTACCATCTAGTTTAGTGTTCAACAGACTGACATGGAGTGGACCTCAGACTGACTTGGAGAACAGTTTGTCCCCAGCCCCTGTGCCCTCACAACCACTGGACGGTGCCTCTGATGACGGACCAATTCCTAGTTCTGAGGCCAGAATTCCCCCTGAGCACTTGGACATTGATTCCCCTGACTGCTGTCACCACTCAGTGGTGGTTTTGAGGTATAGCAAAGCTGAAGAAAAGAATAGTCTGGAAGCGATGAaactggtggaggaggaggatgcagAACAGGATCGCGGCAGCCAGGAGAAAAACCAGGCAGACACCCTGACCAATACTTGCACAGAAAG ATCGCCTTCACTTTGCAGCACTGACATAGAAGAAAGTTGTCACTTGGTTGAAACCAGCATCATGGAGGAAGAGGAAACTCCAGATGACATTGAGAAGAGCCACGCTTCAGCATCCGCATCAACTGACTGTGAGGAGGCCTCACTGCAGACCACTGGAGTTCATCTGAAGCTCAAAGACGAGGAAGAGGTCCTGAAGAGTCAATGTCCTGAAGAAGGTGTGATTTCAGAGGGTTATAATGGTGATACAGTGAGCGAAGCCGATGCAGAAAACCCACAAGAGCATTTACTCACGGCCTGTCTTACTGTTTCCTGTGCTGAAGAGCCAGAGAACATAGTCAATGAGCGATCAGAGGAGGTTTCTAGAGATTCAGCTGAGGATGTAAAAGAGCATCCTGAAAAAAGTGCtaagagggagagagctggagaggagaagaaggtaGAGGAAGTGATGGAGGAAAGAGATGATAGAAACGGGGGAGGATGGGACAAACAAGAGGGAGAAGAAACAGCATGTGAGAGCGAGGGAGATAtgggcaaaagagagagagaggtattaaAGGAATTGGAAAAAACAGAAGAAAATTATGTGGGGGTTAGGGtgggagtggaggagaaggaaCAAGGAGGAATGATTGAAGAAGAGGATGACAGGATAGCAGGTGATGAAAGGGAAGTAGGAGAAGAGGACACAAAGCAGGAAGAGGTCATTTATGAAGAGATGATGAGCATAGTAGTGAGGGATGACATGATGGAAAGTGGAGAGAAGAAggatagggaaggagagactgggggaaGTACATTTATAGAGGAGGTGATAGAAACCAAAGAAGATGGAGAGATGATTGGAGTACAACAGAAAGAGATCATGAAAGAGATAGATGAGAGTAAGGCAAGTGAAGAGATGAGTGCAAAAGAAGAGGCGAAGAAAGCGGTGGACGGAGTGGATCCCATgggagagactgaggaagagGCAGCTGAAGGAGTGGATACCATGGGGGAGACTGAGGAAGACACAGCTGAAGAGAGGGTGGAAGGTGTGGATACCATgggagagactgaggaagagGCAGCTGAAGGAGTGGATACCATGGGGGAGACTGAGGAAGACACAGCTGAAGAGAGGGTGGAAG GTGTGGATACCATgggagagactgaggaagagGCAGCTGAAGAGAGGGTAGAAAAGATGTTGATTGATAATGAGAAACAGGATCTAGAGGCACAGCACGTTttagagagaagacaaagagatATAGATCTTATAAAGGATGTTGTGGGAGAGggatatgaggagggagagaaagagatggaagtgGGAGATGTAATCTGGGAGGAAGAAGGAGATAGTATACATGTGGTCCAACGGGAGACAgatgagaagaaaggagagacGAAAGATCAACTAAAGACACCAACAATagaggaaagagaagaagaacTGAAAGAGATccagataaacaacaacaaaaaatatgagGGAGAAAACGAAGTGATGGATAGTAAAGTGGGGTCTGAAAAAGGGGTGGGGAGAGTGCTGGTCGTGTCTAAACAACAAACACCCCCTAAAGTGTATCAAGCAAGATCAGTGCCAGTGGTACCACCCAAGCCCCATCACTGCCGAATAACTGCACTgaacctcagacaacagcagcaccagagggagaggagagagacagacagagacagtggaaAGGGAAAGGTACACAGGACTTTGGGACAGCAAGATaaggagagaaagatggaaggAAAGCCAGAGCATGACAAAGTCAGCAAGACAGAACGAGGGTGGAATGAGGATGGGGAAGATGAGGGCACAGGCAAAAAGGAGGCACAGAGtgggggggtgagggagaggaggagagatgtggatGAGGGGGGAGTGAAAGACATGATGAAGAACAGTCCAGTCAGTATGTGTTTTGATGAAGCTGTTGCCATGGGAatcaagagagggagagagaaagagggcagtgaaagggagaaaaaaaaagagagaggataTGAAGTACAATAA